In the Populus trichocarpa isolate Nisqually-1 chromosome 1, P.trichocarpa_v4.1, whole genome shotgun sequence genome, one interval contains:
- the LOC7490757 gene encoding probable WRKY transcription factor 14, protein MDNYQGDLTDILRASGGALGQSDVPVSNWEFPFDPSSTMGESRGNLFGDPFCNMRDPLLHELNVAAGSSYFSSQNSADHVLGATSVDHDHTSSFVGANSATTSSSSSILAHQRVFEDHEIHKAATPPPAPCNIFSRIQISPNNPPKLPVSPCNSPVIATGSSPRGFKASAMVSSDIINVNNSKGCLMENTGQVQISSPRNMGIKRRKSQAKKVVCIPAPAAANSRPGGEVVPSDLWAWRKYGQKPIKGSPYPRGYYRCSSSKGCSARKQVERSRTDPNMLVITYTSEHNHPWPTQRNALAGSTRSQPLKSTAASKSPTGSQSQKTGNTKEEQKESSNDTLSPTNIVGGRSTASASVKEEFDDIDKQMGMDDNDFSEGFSHSYKPSMPDQSDQDFFAELGEIDADPLDLLFTQEFNGDEQKESKDLDPFSIFDWSGDTNTSFGEAKKGL, encoded by the exons ATGGATAATTATCAAGGTGATTTAACAGATATTCTTCGAGCTAGTGGTGGAGCTTTAGGCCAATCAGATGTTCCTGTTTCAAACTGGGAATTCCCCTTTGATCCATCATCCACTATGGGAGAGAGTAGAGGTAATCTTTTTGGTGATCCTTTTTGCAACATGAGAGATCCCCTTCTTCATGAGCTTAACGTTGCTGCTGGTTCAAGCTATTTTAGCAGCCAAAATTCAGCAGATCATGTGTTAGGTGCTACTAGTGTTGATCATGATCACACTAGTAGTTTTGTTGGTGCAAATAGTGCTACTACTAGTTCTAGTAGTAGTATTCTTGCTCATCAAAGAGTGTTTGAAGATCACGAGATCCATAAGGCTGCTACTCCTCCTCCTGCTCCttgcaatatattttcaagaattcaGATCTCACCAAATAATCCACCAAAGCTGCCTGTTTCGCCGTGTAATTCTCCGGTTATAGCTACCGGTTCTTCGCCGAGAGGGTTTAAGGCTTCTGCTATGGTTTCAAGTgatataattaatgttaataacTCAAAAGGTTGCTTGATGGAGAACACTGGACAAGTGCAGATCTCATCTCCAAGGAACATGGGGATCAAGAGAAG GAAGAGTCAGGCAAAGAAGGTGGTTTGTATTCCAGCACCAGCAGCTGCAAACAGCAGGCCTGGTGGAGAAGTAGTTCCATCTGACTTATGGGCATGGAGAAAATATGGACAAAAACCCATCAAGGGTTCTCCTTATCCAAG GGGTTACTATAGATGCAGCAGCTCTAAGGGTTGCTCAGCAAGGAAACAAGTAGAGCGGAGCCGAACTGATCCTAACATGTTGGTGATCACCTACACTTCTGAGCATAACCATCCATGGCCAACTCAGAGAAATGCACTAGCTGGCTCAACAAGGTCCCAGCCACTAAAGAGCACTGCAGCTTCAAAGAGCCCCACAGGTTCTCAATCACAAAAAACAGGAAATACAAAAGAAGAACAGAAGGAGAGCAGCAATGATACATTGTCTCCTACCAATATTGTTGGTGGTAGGTCAACAGCAAGTGCATCTGTCAAAGAGGAGTTTGATGACATTGACAAGCAAATGGGGATGGATGATAATGATTTCAGTGAAGGGTTTTCTCACAGTTACAAGCCATCAATGCCAGATCAATCTGATCAAGACTTCTTTGCTGAATTGGGAGAAATAGATGCTGACCCTCTTGACCTATTGTTTACACAAGAATTCAATGGAGATGAGCAGAAAGAAAGTAAGGACTTGGATCCATTCAGTATCTTTGATTGGTCTGGGGACACAAACACTTCATTTGGAGAAGCAAAGAAGGGTTTATAA